A section of the Neorhizobium galegae bv. orientalis str. HAMBI 540 genome encodes:
- a CDS encoding LacI family DNA-binding transcriptional regulator, whose protein sequence is MKPTVHDIANIAGVSLATVDRVLNGRPGVRLVTRGKVEEAIASLGYVRDLAAANLAKSRTYSFVFILPANDNSFMIGLTEEVRGAVARSSFERTDIRIVDVPPFDPDALVAALEAALAEKPAGVAFVAIDAPEVRAAAERLRQAGIPMVTLVSDLPDSSRDHYAGIDNIAAGRTAGSLMGRFLSGPFLGERGATVAVLAGSMLVRDHRERLEGFSTVIAQAYPNVHILPVLEGRDDPVLAETMIADALRRNADIAGIYSLGAGNRGLIRALQKARGPRRPLVIAHELTASTRVALADGIIDAVLNQDAGHEVRSAIRVLKAKADGLPVLAAQERIRIDIFLKDNLP, encoded by the coding sequence ATGAAGCCCACAGTTCACGACATCGCAAATATTGCGGGCGTCAGCCTTGCGACAGTCGATCGGGTTCTCAACGGTCGGCCGGGTGTGCGCTTAGTCACCCGCGGCAAGGTGGAGGAGGCAATCGCCTCGCTCGGCTATGTGCGCGACCTCGCCGCCGCCAACCTTGCCAAAAGCCGGACCTATTCCTTCGTCTTCATCCTGCCGGCCAACGACAATTCCTTCATGATCGGCCTCACCGAGGAAGTGCGCGGCGCGGTTGCCCGTTCCAGTTTCGAGCGCACCGATATCCGCATCGTCGATGTGCCGCCCTTTGATCCGGACGCGCTGGTCGCAGCCCTCGAAGCCGCGCTTGCCGAAAAACCGGCGGGCGTCGCCTTCGTCGCGATCGACGCCCCGGAAGTCCGCGCGGCCGCCGAGCGCCTGCGGCAGGCCGGCATCCCGATGGTGACCTTGGTCTCCGACCTGCCGGATTCCTCCCGCGATCATTACGCGGGCATCGACAATATTGCCGCCGGCCGCACTGCGGGGAGCCTGATGGGGCGTTTCCTCAGTGGCCCTTTCCTCGGCGAACGGGGGGCGACTGTCGCGGTGCTCGCCGGCTCCATGCTGGTGCGCGACCATCGCGAGCGGCTGGAAGGTTTTTCGACCGTCATCGCCCAAGCCTATCCGAACGTTCATATCCTTCCCGTCCTCGAGGGCCGCGACGATCCGGTGCTCGCCGAGACGATGATCGCGGACGCGCTGCGTCGCAATGCGGACATCGCCGGCATCTATAGTCTCGGCGCCGGCAACCGCGGCCTCATCCGTGCGCTGCAGAAAGCGCGTGGCCCCCGCCGGCCGCTCGTCATTGCCCACGAACTGACCGCCTCGACCCGCGTGGCACTTGCCGACGGTATCATCGACGCGGTGCTGAACCAGGATGCGGGCCACGAAGTCCGCAGCGCCATCCGCGTGCTGAAGGCCAAGGCCGACGGACTGCCGGTGCTCGCCGCCCAGGAGCGCATCCGTATCGACATATTCTTGAAAGACAATCTGCCCTGA
- the xylB gene encoding xylulokinase, with amino-acid sequence MYLGLDLGTSGVKAMLIDGDQRIIGSASGSLDVSRPHSGWSEQDPAHWIRATEEAVAGLKAKFPKELAAVKGIGLSGQMHGATLLDSNDKVLRPCILWNDTRSHQEAAALDANPIFRKLTGNIVFPGFTAPKLVWVANNEPEIFAKVAKVLLPKDYLRLWLTGEHISEMSDSAGTSWLDTGARKWSSELLAATGLDEKQMPSLVEGTEQAGKLRGELSYKWGMAEGVVIAGGAGDNAASACGMGTVAEGQAFVSLGTSGVLFAANASYLPKPESAVHAFCHALPKTWHQMGVILSATDALNWYSLVTGKTAAELTQELGDTLKAPSSVTFLPYLSGERTPHNDAAIRGAFIGLEHESSRSVLTQAVLEGVTFAIRDNLEALKSAGTSISRVTAIGGGSRSRYWLQSIATSLGVPVDIPADGDFGAAFGAARLGLIAATGADPLSVCSAPKTDETIEPVAALLEAYDTAYARYRALYPAIRSLAH; translated from the coding sequence ATGTATCTCGGTCTCGATCTCGGTACGTCCGGCGTGAAGGCGATGCTGATCGACGGCGATCAGAGGATCATCGGTTCGGCGAGCGGTTCGCTCGACGTCTCGCGTCCGCATTCCGGCTGGTCGGAGCAGGATCCGGCCCACTGGATCCGCGCCACCGAAGAGGCTGTCGCCGGCCTCAAGGCAAAATTCCCGAAGGAGCTCGCTGCGGTGAAGGGCATCGGGCTTTCCGGCCAGATGCACGGCGCGACGCTGTTGGACAGCAACGACAAGGTGCTGCGGCCTTGCATCCTCTGGAACGACACCCGCTCGCATCAGGAAGCCGCAGCCCTCGATGCCAACCCGATCTTCCGCAAGCTCACCGGCAATATCGTCTTCCCGGGCTTCACCGCCCCGAAGCTCGTCTGGGTCGCCAATAACGAGCCGGAGATCTTTGCGAAGGTCGCCAAGGTGCTGTTGCCGAAGGATTATCTGCGCCTCTGGCTGACCGGCGAGCACATTTCCGAAATGTCCGATTCCGCCGGCACGTCCTGGCTCGATACCGGCGCCCGCAAATGGTCGTCCGAACTGCTTGCCGCGACGGGCCTTGACGAAAAACAGATGCCGTCGCTGGTCGAGGGAACTGAGCAGGCCGGCAAGCTGCGCGGCGAGCTCTCCTACAAATGGGGCATGGCCGAAGGCGTCGTGATCGCCGGCGGGGCAGGGGACAATGCGGCGTCGGCCTGCGGCATGGGCACGGTGGCGGAAGGCCAAGCCTTCGTGTCGCTCGGCACGTCCGGCGTGTTGTTTGCCGCCAACGCCTCCTACCTGCCGAAGCCGGAAAGTGCCGTGCATGCCTTCTGCCACGCGCTGCCGAAAACCTGGCACCAGATGGGTGTCATCCTGTCGGCGACCGATGCGCTCAACTGGTATTCGCTCGTTACCGGCAAGACTGCCGCAGAACTCACCCAGGAACTCGGCGATACGTTGAAGGCTCCCTCCAGCGTCACCTTCCTGCCCTATCTCTCCGGCGAGCGCACACCGCATAACGATGCGGCCATCCGCGGCGCCTTCATCGGCCTCGAACACGAAAGCAGCCGGTCGGTGCTGACCCAGGCGGTGCTGGAAGGGGTGACCTTTGCGATCAGGGATAATCTCGAAGCCCTGAAATCCGCCGGCACCTCGATTTCCCGCGTTACCGCCATCGGCGGCGGTTCGCGCTCGCGCTACTGGCTACAGTCTATCGCCACGTCTCTTGGCGTGCCGGTGGATATTCCGGCGGACGGCGATTTCGGCGCGGCCTTCGGCGCCGCGCGCCTGGGCCTCATCGCCGCCACCGGTGCCGACCCGCTTTCCGTCTGCTCAGCACCGAAGACGGACGAGACCATCGAGCCGGTCGCGGCTCTCCTGGAGGCATACGACACCGCATATGCCCGCTACCGGGCGCTCTATCCGGCGATCAGGTCGCTGGCGCATTGA